In Paroedura picta isolate Pp20150507F chromosome 6, Ppicta_v3.0, whole genome shotgun sequence, one genomic interval encodes:
- the EEF1AKMT1 gene encoding EEF1A lysine methyltransferase 1 gives MSDTDDDDVPQLSSQALAALQEFYIEQQQKNDIKTTERCTEYSQGSIEEDWKLSQFWYDSATALRLANEALQAAGKGGRIACVSAPSIYQKLKELDSKDVFTCILEYDQRFSVYGNEYIFYDYNNPLELPENLTAHSFDIVLADPPYLSEECLRKTADTIKYLSKGKILLCTGAIMEEQAAKYLGVKMCKFIPKHTRNLANEFRCYVNYDSGLDSDSV, from the exons ATGAGTgacactgatgatgatgatgtgcctCAGCTTTCATCCCAAGCTTTAGCTGCCCTACAGGAATTCTACATCGAACAGCAGCAGAAAAATGACATTAAGACCACAGAAAGATGTACTGAGTATTCTCAGGGCTCAATAGAAGAGGATTGG AAACTGAGCCAATTTTGGTATGATTCTGCAACTGCTCTCCGTTTGGCTAATGAGGCTCTGCAGGCAGCTGGAAAAGGTGGCAG GATAGCATGTGTCAGTGCACCCAGCATTTATCAAAAACTGAAAGAGCTGGACAGCAAAGATGTTTTTACTTGTATACTGGAATATGACCAAAGATTTTCTGTGTATGgaaatgaatatattttttatGACTACAACAATCCTTTGGAACTTCCAGAAAATCTCACTGCACATAGTTTTGACATAGTTCTAGCTGATCCACCCTACTTATCTGAAGAATGCCTCAGAAAAACAGCAGATACCATCAAATACTTGTCTAAAGGAAAGATTCTGCTTTGTACAG gtgCCATCATGGAGGAACAAGCTGCAAAATATCTTGGTGTAAAGATGTGCAAGTTTATTCCAAAACATACTCGAAACTTAGCTAATGAATTTCGATGTTATGTGAATTACGATTCTGGACTAGATTCTGATTCTGTGTAG